GGATATCGGTAAGAAAGCCCTTTATGCTTCCTTTGTGACGCCGAGCACTTCCTGGATTGCCCGTTCCAGAGTTGCCTTGGGCAGGGCTCCCATGGCCGCCTGAGGCTGGCCTTCCTTGGGGATAAAGAGAATGGTGGGGATACTCTGAATGCCGAACACACTGGCCAGTTCCTGCTCTTCGTCGGTATTCACCTTGTATACGTGAATTTTCCCTTCATATTCTTTGGAAAGTTGATCAAGAATGGGGCTTACCATCTTACAGGGACCACACCAATCGGCGTAAAAGTCCACGATTGCCGGGAGATCCCCCGCATAGGCCCATTCGGTATTTTTTTCATAATCAAATACCTTTTCCTTAAATTCTGCTGTTGTAAGTTTTAGAGACATTTCTGTTTCCTCCGTCCCTGGGATGCGGCACCACCATCTTCGGTGCAGGAAAGAGTAATCCTTCGGGACCACTCGTTTCATCTTAAATATATGAATATTATTATATAACGTCAACTATATAGATTTATTCAGCCATAGACAGGGAAAAACCTGAGGGTCCCTCACCGTAAGAGCCACCTACCAGTACGGGTCCCCCTGGAGAATCCCGGCAGGTTCTGCGGGGGCCTCTGATTTTACCCACCGGCGGGCCCCGTACCGGCGTACTGGGAGGGAAGAAGAAGTGCCTTGCCGGTTTCTCTTACTCCAGGGGCGCAAAATAGCCAAGTATATCCCGACCCGATCGCTGGAGAAGGTACACCTCTACTTCCAGGGGCAGGTAGGCGTTCCCAAAATTAGTAGGAAGTCGGGATGTGTACTGGAGTTGATAGATACCGCTTGGTCGCCTTCGAAGGTCCTGCAATATGGGGCCAATTCCCTCTGGTCGATACAGGTAGAGGACCGCCCCACCCGTTTCCTGGGCTAGATATTCCAGTGCGGGGTTCACGTTTCCCAGTACCGGCAGGATCGCATAGAAGGCCACCCCATTGTTAGCCAGATAGGCCGCCAGGGCCGAAAGACTATACTGCTCAAAGGCCCGCTCCCCCACCGAACCGGATCCTACAAAGAGCACCGCCCGTTTGGGGCTTGCTCCCAAAAGGTCCGTTGCGGCGAGTCGCAGGGCCCGATCAAAGCGCCAGGCGGGAGAATAGCGGGCCCTATTTCCCCGGGCAATGCCTTCGGGATTCCAGGCTCCACTCA
This is a stretch of genomic DNA from Treponema sp. J25. It encodes these proteins:
- the trxA gene encoding thioredoxin, which encodes MSLKLTTAEFKEKVFDYEKNTEWAYAGDLPAIVDFYADWCGPCKMVSPILDQLSKEYEGKIHVYKVNTDEEQELASVFGIQSIPTILFIPKEGQPQAAMGALPKATLERAIQEVLGVTKEA